Proteins encoded by one window of Rouxiella chamberiensis:
- a CDS encoding AI-2E family transporter → MLDMLLQWYRRRFTDPEAIALLAILVAGFCILYFFNGILAPLLVAIVLAYLLEWPTVRLQHLGCSRTLAVCIVLTIFTGIVMLLVFVVAPLTWQQGVNLLADLPSMLNRVYALAATLPKRYPALVDAGILDMMTDNLRAKISGVGESVVKYSLASLVGLLTLAIYLIIVPLMVFFLLKDKNQMLSAVRRVLPRERGLAGLVWTEMNQQITNYIRGKVLEMIVVGIATYLVFLFMGMRYSLLLAVLVGVSVLIPYIGAMLVTLPVVMVALFQWGVGPDFWTLIIAYLVVQGLDGNLLVPLLFSEAVNLHPLVIILAVVIFGGLWGFWGVFFAIPLATLVKAVYHAWPDELQNETVNIENKE, encoded by the coding sequence ATGCTCGACATGTTATTGCAATGGTACCGTCGCCGATTTACCGACCCCGAAGCCATCGCGCTGCTGGCGATTCTGGTGGCCGGTTTTTGTATCCTCTATTTCTTCAACGGCATACTGGCCCCGCTGCTGGTCGCTATCGTGCTGGCTTATCTGCTGGAATGGCCGACCGTGCGGTTGCAGCATCTGGGCTGCTCGCGCACGCTCGCCGTGTGTATTGTGCTGACGATTTTTACCGGCATCGTGATGCTGCTGGTGTTCGTGGTTGCCCCGCTAACCTGGCAGCAGGGCGTGAATCTGCTGGCTGACCTGCCGAGCATGCTCAACCGGGTTTATGCACTGGCCGCGACGTTGCCGAAACGCTATCCGGCGCTGGTCGATGCGGGCATTCTCGACATGATGACCGACAACCTGCGCGCCAAGATTTCAGGCGTTGGCGAGTCGGTGGTGAAATACTCCCTCGCGTCACTGGTGGGCCTGTTAACGCTGGCGATTTACCTGATTATTGTCCCGCTGATGGTGTTCTTTCTGCTCAAGGATAAAAACCAGATGCTGAGCGCCGTCCGTCGCGTGCTGCCGAGAGAGCGCGGTCTGGCAGGGCTGGTCTGGACCGAAATGAATCAGCAGATAACCAACTATATTCGCGGCAAGGTACTTGAGATGATAGTCGTCGGCATCGCGACTTATCTGGTGTTTCTGTTTATGGGGATGCGCTATTCGCTGCTGCTGGCCGTGCTGGTCGGCGTTTCCGTGCTTATTCCGTATATCGGCGCGATGCTGGTTACCCTTCCGGTCGTGATGGTCGCGCTGTTCCAGTGGGGAGTCGGACCCGATTTCTGGACGCTTATCATTGCCTATCTGGTGGTGCAGGGGCTTGACGGCAATTTGCTGGTGCCGCTGCTGTTTTCGGAGGCGGTCAATCTGCACCCGCTGGTTATCATTCTTGCCGTGGTGATTTTTGGCGGTCTGTGGGGATTCTGGGGAGTATTTTTTGCCATTCCGCTGGCAACGCTTGTGAAGGCGGTGTACCACGCCTGGCCTGACGAGCTACAGAACGAGACGGTGAATATCGAGAATAAGGAGTAA
- the bcp gene encoding thioredoxin-dependent thiol peroxidase has translation MSPLKAGDTAPQFSLPDQDGEQINLADFQGQRVLVYFYPKAMTPGCTVQACGLRDNMDQLKEAGVEVLGISTDKPEKLSKFAEKELLNFTLLSDEDHKVCEAFGIWGEKSFMGKTYDGIHRISFLLDGDGKVEKVFDDFKTSNHHDIVLAYVTGQ, from the coding sequence ATGAGCCCACTGAAAGCCGGAGATACTGCGCCGCAATTTAGTTTGCCGGATCAAGACGGTGAACAGATTAATCTGGCCGACTTCCAGGGACAGAGAGTCCTGGTCTATTTTTACCCGAAGGCCATGACGCCAGGCTGTACCGTTCAAGCCTGCGGCCTGCGTGACAACATGGATCAGTTGAAGGAAGCCGGGGTTGAAGTGCTGGGAATCAGCACCGATAAACCCGAAAAACTGTCGAAATTTGCCGAGAAAGAGCTGTTGAATTTCACCCTGCTGTCCGATGAGGACCACAAGGTATGTGAAGCCTTCGGCATCTGGGGTGAGAAATCCTTTATGGGGAAAACCTATGACGGCATTCACCGCATCAGCTTCCTGCTCGACGGCGATGGCAAAGTTGAAAAAGTCTTCGATGACTTTAAAACCAGCAACCACCACGACATCGTGCTGGCCTATGTGACCGGACAATAA
- a CDS encoding glycine cleavage system transcriptional repressor, whose amino-acid sequence MTGRAILSQPQQQHYLVITALGADRPGIVNTITRQVSSCGCNIEDSRLAMLGEEFTFIMFLSGSWNNIALIESTLPLKGAELELLIVMKRTTAHERPAMPATVWVKVEVKDSPHLIERFTDLFDSHQMNIAELASKTTPRDATRDAQLSIQITAHSPANNDAAIIEQAFHKLCTELNAQGSINVVSSTQPEDKPQ is encoded by the coding sequence ATGACAGGAAGGGCTATTTTGTCACAACCACAACAACAACATTATCTGGTGATTACCGCGCTGGGTGCCGACAGGCCGGGTATCGTCAATACCATTACCCGTCAGGTGAGCAGCTGCGGTTGTAATATCGAAGACAGCCGTCTTGCCATGCTGGGCGAGGAATTTACCTTTATCATGTTCCTCTCGGGAAGCTGGAATAACATTGCGCTTATCGAGTCTACCCTGCCGCTCAAGGGCGCCGAGCTTGAACTGCTGATCGTGATGAAACGCACGACCGCACACGAACGCCCGGCGATGCCCGCGACCGTGTGGGTCAAGGTCGAGGTGAAAGACTCGCCGCACCTGATTGAACGCTTCACCGATCTGTTCGATAGCCACCAGATGAACATTGCCGAACTGGCCTCGAAAACCACGCCCCGCGACGCGACGCGCGATGCGCAACTTTCCATCCAGATTACCGCGCACAGCCCGGCTAATAATGATGCGGCAATTATCGAGCAAGCGTTTCATAAGCTATGTACAGAATTGAACGCACAGGGCAGTATTAACGTCGTCAGTTCTACTCAGCCTGAAGATAAACCTCAGTAA
- the dapA gene encoding 4-hydroxy-tetrahydrodipicolinate synthase: protein MFTGSIVALVTPMDDKGAVDRASLKKLIDYHVSSGTAAIVSVGTTGESATLSHDEHADVVMQTLDLADGRIPIIAGTGANATAEAIALTQRFENSGVVGCLTVTPYYNRPTQEGVYQHFKAIAESTALPQILYNVPSRTGCDMLPATIARLAKLKNIVACKEATGNLSRVSQIQVLVEDEDFILLSGDDFTGLDFMQLGGKGVISVTANIAAAEMVELCRLAAEGNFAEARRLNQRLMPLHQHLFVEANPIPVKWACKALGLIATDTVRLPMTPLTDAARPIVEDALNKAGLL, encoded by the coding sequence ATGTTTACGGGAAGTATTGTTGCTCTGGTTACGCCGATGGACGACAAGGGTGCCGTCGATCGCGCGAGTCTGAAAAAACTGATTGATTATCATGTGTCCAGTGGTACTGCGGCGATCGTTTCCGTGGGCACGACCGGCGAGTCTGCAACCTTGAGCCATGACGAGCACGCTGACGTGGTCATGCAGACCCTTGATCTGGCCGATGGCCGCATCCCTATCATTGCAGGGACAGGCGCAAACGCTACCGCAGAAGCGATAGCGCTGACGCAACGTTTTGAAAATTCTGGTGTTGTAGGCTGCCTTACGGTCACGCCTTATTACAACCGTCCTACTCAGGAAGGGGTTTACCAGCACTTCAAAGCCATCGCCGAAAGCACTGCACTGCCGCAAATTCTTTACAACGTACCGTCTCGTACCGGCTGCGATATGCTGCCTGCGACCATCGCGCGTTTGGCAAAATTAAAAAATATTGTTGCCTGCAAAGAGGCAACAGGGAACTTAAGTCGCGTTAGCCAGATCCAAGTGCTGGTTGAAGATGAAGATTTCATTCTGTTGAGCGGTGACGACTTTACAGGACTGGACTTCATGCAACTGGGTGGCAAGGGGGTTATCTCCGTGACCGCCAATATCGCGGCGGCCGAAATGGTCGAACTTTGCCGTCTGGCAGCGGAAGGCAACTTTGCCGAAGCGCGCCGTTTAAATCAGCGCTTGATGCCGTTGCATCAGCATTTGTTTGTAGAAGCAAACCCAATCCCTGTGAAATGGGCCTGCAAGGCGCTGGGATTGATAGCAACCGATACAGTGCGTCTGCCAATGACGCCGCTGACCGATGCTGCTCGTCCGATAGTGGAAGATGCACTAAACAAGGCCGGTTTGCTATAA